The following coding sequences are from one Lolium rigidum isolate FL_2022 chromosome 6, APGP_CSIRO_Lrig_0.1, whole genome shotgun sequence window:
- the LOC124668081 gene encoding uncharacterized protein LOC124668081 — translation MVNDSPTTEATWKGLLNNDIYHIWNHGPKIGGGFDCRYCRLKSRGGATRFREHLAGIPGDVGECPNVPRNVRAAMRESRDVTMLRSARLRKVKKVKNVSSLYK, via the exons ATGGTGAATGATTCACCAACAACAGAGGCAACCTGGAAAG GACTTCTAAACAATGACATCTATCATATCTGGAATCATGGCCCAAAGATTGGTGGGGGCTTTGATTGCCGGTATTGCCGCCTAAAGAGTAGAGGAGGTGCAACCCGCTTTAGGGAGCACCTTGCTGGTATACCAGGTGATGTCGGGGAGTGCCCAAATGTTCCAAGGAATGTTCGTGCTGCAATGAGGGAGTCCCGGGATGTGACAATGCTGAGGTCTGCCCGGCTTAGGAAAGTCAAGAAGGTCAAGAACGTCAGCAGCCTCTACAAATAA